In Synechococcus sp. RS9909, one genomic interval encodes:
- a CDS encoding glutamate-5-semialdehyde dehydrogenase: MTPQGVPEPSPELLRLATDVRRAATALGQTDDGQRQQALEAMAAALERHAESIVAANQQDLEQAMAEGLAQALVARLKLDAGKLAGAIDGVRQVAALPDPLGVRQLHRELDEGLVLERVSVPLGVLGVIFEARPDAVIQIASLAIRSGNGAILKGGSEANRTNRAVIEALQEGLGAAEVDTTIAADALALLTTRQESLALLRLDGLVDLIIPRGSNALVRFIQDNTRIPVLGHADGVCHLYVDAQVDVPQAVRIAIDSKTQYPAACNAIETLLVHQDSAPAFLAAAVPALEAAGVRLRGDSRSQALGVAEAATEDDWDREYLDLILSVRVVSDLEEALEHIRRHGSRHTEAIASQDGATAERFLRAVDSAGVYHNCSTRFADGFRYGFGAEVGISTQTLPPRGPVGLEGLVTYRYRLRGDGHVAADFAEGRRRFSHRDLEA; encoded by the coding sequence ATGACTCCTCAGGGTGTGCCCGAACCGTCGCCTGAACTGCTGCGGTTGGCGACCGATGTGCGCCGGGCCGCCACAGCCCTGGGGCAGACCGATGATGGCCAACGGCAGCAGGCCCTGGAGGCGATGGCCGCTGCGTTGGAGCGCCACGCCGAGTCGATCGTGGCGGCGAATCAGCAGGATCTTGAGCAAGCCATGGCCGAAGGCCTGGCCCAGGCACTCGTGGCCCGTCTCAAGCTGGATGCCGGCAAACTGGCCGGCGCCATCGATGGCGTGCGCCAGGTGGCGGCGCTGCCCGATCCCCTCGGTGTGCGTCAGCTGCATCGGGAGCTGGATGAGGGGTTGGTGCTGGAGAGGGTCAGCGTGCCCCTCGGCGTGCTGGGGGTGATCTTTGAGGCGCGACCGGATGCGGTGATTCAGATTGCGTCTCTGGCGATCCGCTCCGGCAACGGGGCGATTCTCAAAGGGGGCAGTGAGGCGAACCGCACCAACCGCGCCGTGATCGAAGCCCTGCAGGAGGGGCTCGGCGCTGCCGAGGTCGACACGACGATTGCGGCCGATGCCCTGGCCTTGCTCACCACCCGCCAGGAGAGCCTGGCATTGCTGCGCCTCGATGGATTGGTGGATCTGATCATTCCCCGCGGCAGCAATGCGCTGGTGCGCTTCATCCAGGACAACACCCGCATCCCCGTGCTCGGCCACGCGGACGGCGTCTGCCATCTGTACGTCGATGCCCAGGTGGACGTGCCCCAGGCGGTGCGGATCGCCATCGACAGCAAAACCCAGTACCCCGCAGCCTGCAACGCGATCGAGACCCTGCTGGTGCATCAGGACAGTGCTCCGGCGTTTCTCGCCGCGGCCGTGCCGGCGTTGGAAGCCGCGGGCGTGCGTCTGCGGGGCGATTCCCGCAGTCAGGCCCTCGGCGTGGCGGAGGCGGCCACAGAGGACGACTGGGATCGGGAGTACCTCGATCTGATCCTTTCGGTGCGGGTGGTCAGCGATCTGGAGGAGGCGTTGGAGCACATCCGTCGCCATGGCTCACGCCATACCGAGGCCATCGCCAGCCAGGACGGGGCCACCGCCGAACGGTTTCTGCGGGCGGTGGACAGTGCCGGTGTCTATCACAACTGCTCCACCCGTTTCGCCGACGGGTTCCGCTACGGCTTCGGTGCGGAGGTGGGCATCAGCACCCAGACCCTGCCGCCGCGCGGGCCGGTTGGCCTGGAGGGGCTGGTGACCTATCGCTATCGCCTGCGCGGTGATGGCCATGTGGCCGC